The Desulfovibrio fairfieldensis sequence GCTGGCAGTCAGCCTCCGTTGATTGGCACGCGGGTAAGGCGGAATGGCCAGGCTTACGGAGCTTTGTGCTTATCGAATCCATACGGGAGCACGGAGATACTGTCGAAACAAGCCGCCGTTATTACATAAGCAGTCTGCCCCAGGGCGAATCTTACGCCGCCCAAAGCGCTCGTGCACATTGGCAGATAGAAAACTCACTGCACTGGTGCCTGGATGTCGTTTTTAACGAGGATCAAAGTCGGGCACGAACCCGTAACGCAGCCAAGAATTTAGGAACACTGCGAAGTATCTGTCTGAATTTACTGCGACGTATCCCCGGGAAGTCAAGTCTGAAGGGTAAACGCTTCAAAATATCCTTGAATGACGACTTCCTCCTTGAAGCTCTCAAAATTTAGATGCGTCTGCCCTGCCGTCTTTCCGGCGCGGCGCGGTTCTGATCTCGTGCGTTTTTGAGGGCTGTCGCTTCCGGTGTCGCGGTCCGGCGCGCATTGACCCTCGGCGCGGCTTGGCGTATTTTTACAAATTCCCGTTTATCACTTCCGCATGGAGCGCACTATGGCCCCCACCAGCAAGCCCGACACGATGCAGACCGGCAATGACGCCACGGCCCACGAAGCGGCCAAGCCCGGCGTGGACTTCATCCGCGCCCGGATTCAGGAAGACAACGCCTCCGGCCGTTTCGGCGGCCAGGTGCACACGCGCTTCCCGCCGGAGCCCAACGGCTATCTGCACCTCGGGCACGCCAAGTCCATCTGTCTCAATTTCGGCGTGGCCAAGGAGTTCGGCGGCCTCTGCAATCTGCGCTTTGACGACACCAATCCCACCAAGGAAGAGACCGAATACGTGGAGTCCATCCGCGAGGACGTGCGCTGGCTGGGCGGGGACTGGCAGGACCGCGAATTCTACGCCTCCAACTATTTTGAAAAGCTCTACGAATACGCCGAACAGCTCATCAAAATGGGTAAGGCCTATGTGGACGACCTCTCCGCCGAGGAGATCCGCGAATATCGCGGCACGCTCACCGAGCCCGGCCGCGAGAGCCCGTACCGCAACCGCGGCGTGGAGGAAAACCTGGATCTCTTCCGCCGCATGCGCGCCGGGGAGTTTCCGGACGGCGTGCGCGTGCTGCGGGCCAGGATCGACATGGCCTCGCCCAACCTGGTCATGCGCGACCCCACGCTCTACCGCATCCGCCACGCCGAGCACCACCGCACGGGCAATGCCTGGTGCATCTATCCCATGTATGATTTCACGCACTGCCTGTCCGACTCGCTTGAGGGCATCACGCATTCGCTCTGCACCCTGGAATTCGTGAACAACCGCGAGCTCTACGACTGGGTGCTGGACACTCTGGGCGTGTACCACCCGCAGCAGATCGAATTCGCCCGCCTGAACCTGACCTATACCGTGCTCTCCAAGCGCAAGCTGATCCAGCTGGTCAGGGAAGGGCACGTCCGGGGCTGGGACGACCCGCGCATGCCCACCCTCAGCGGCCTGCGCCGCCGGGGCGTGCCCCCCTCGGCCCTGCGCGAGTTCTGTGCCCGCATCGGCCTGGCCCGCGCCGACTCCATTGTGGATTATTCCATGCTGGAATTCTGCATCCGGGAGCACCTCAATGCCGGAGCCCCGCGCGCCATGGCCGTGCTGGACCCCATCAAGGTGGTTATCGAGAATTATCCGGAAGGGCAGGTGGAGGAATTCGAGATGCCCTACCATCCGGAAGACCCCGGCTACGGCAGCCGCAAGGTGCCGTTCTCGCGCGAGCTGTATATCGAGCGCGACGACTTCCGCCAGGACCCGCCCAAGAAATTCCACCGCCTTTCGCCCGGTGCGGAAGTACGCCTGCGCTACGCCTATTTCATCACCTGCCGCGAGGCCGTGCTGGACGAGGCGGGCAATGTGAAGGAGCTGCGCTGCGTGTACGACCCCCAGAGCCGGGGCGGGCAGAGCCCGGACGGCCGCAAGGTCAAGGGCACTATTCACTGGGTTTCGGCGGCCCACGCCCTGCCCGCGGAAGTGCGCCTCTACGAGCAGCTCTTCGCGGTGGAAAACCCCAATGCCGCGCCTGAGGGCAAGACCTTTCTGGACAACCTCAATCCGGATTCGCTGCGCATGGTGCGCGCCCTGCTGGAACCGGCCCTGGCCGACGCCGAGGTGGGCCGGACCATGCAGTTCGAGCGCCTGGGCTATTTCTGCAAGGATAGGGACAGCACGCCGGAACTGCCCGTGTTCAACCGCACGGCCACCTTGCGCGATACCTGGGCCAAACTGGAAAAGAAGGGCGAGTAAGTCTCGTTGCCCGGAGGCAAGGCGCGCTGTGCCGCATCCCGGCCATAATCCGCGCGGCGGGCTTGACACTCCGGGGGCAAGCGGCTATGGTGGCCCCCTCAATGGGTCGTTAACTCAGTAGGTAGAGTATCTGCCTTTTAAGCAGAGAGTCGCAGGTTCGATCCCCGCACGACCCACCAGGAATACTAAGCCCTTACGATAAAAATCGTAAGGGCTTTTATTTTGTTCAAAAATTTTTCCAACCCTATTTCCAACCTTTTTGTTGAAAATAGATACCACTCAGCAGCACATTCGCGACAGAGGTGGACAGATCATGGCAAAGAATCCCCCTCTATTGCCCCCGTATCAAGCGCGGTGAAGTCATGCTTTCGTCGAAAAAATAAGGAGGTAAGGGCGTCAGGGCGGGGCCCCCTTTTGGGGTCTCGCCCTGCAATCAGCCTACCTCTTATCACCTCTTTCCGTCAGCTCTAGCCGTACCGTCTCTTCCATTTCCTCGTCAGGGGAATCGGCACCGTTTTCCAGTTTGTCCCAGACCGGGACGGTCGTGACCAGTCCGGCAATGTCGACAGCGACACCGCCGATGAAAACTCACATATTACTCATACTGCCTCCTTTGCGAGCGATTAACCATGGGAAACTAGACCAGCCCACTTCCCATAGTGATTGGGGGACAGGTTATTCTTTCCAGTTTTCCCTGATGGCCTCCAGAACAGCAATAGCCACAGGTATCCAGGTCGTGGGATTCATGGTTCCTCCTTATGTTTCAGCAACGCGGGATGCGCCGCCGTTTGGGGCAATGTGTCAGACAGTACGCCTGTGAATGAGAATTTAACCAGCGCCTCCAGCAGAAAATACAGAACTCAACGGGTACGATCATGACTGCCTCCCCTGAACAATGCCGTCTGTAACATCTCAAACATAGCTGGGGCCAGTTCCTGTAACGTGGTAATGACCCGACTGTGCTGCGGCAGAAGCTGGCTGACGGCATTGGACTTGATGCCGATGCCGTAGATTTCCACGCCCAGACGTTCCGCTTGGCGGAGAGCGTAGTTGCAGGGCGGAACGACATCTGGCACGCCATCGGTCAGGATGAGGGTGATCTTCCGATCCTCTGCTTGCGCATGCAGGGTTTGCAGCACCCACCAGAGGGCCGGGGCTAGGGGCGTGCCGCCGGAAGCGGTTATGCCGAAGTTCTCCGAGACGTTCTCTCCGTGGCGGACCAGAGGAAAGACGGCCGACACCCGGCTGATGGCGGGAAAGACCGTCACCGCCGGATTGACGCCCTTGATGCCCTCCAATGCTTTGGCAACGGCATAGCAGCTTTGGCAGGCCAGCCTGATGGGCGGGCCGCTCATGCTTCCGCTGCAATCCAAGAGGATGTGCACGGCGGTGTTCAGGCCGAGCTGGACGGATTCACGCCGGAAGATTCGAGGGTTGCCCACGCTCAGGCGGTGCAGGCTCGCGGGATGTAATCTCCCTCGCCGTCCGATGGCACAATACTGTAAGGACTGGGCCTGCAAAAGTCCGTGCAGACGCTGGCGCAAGGCGTTGCAGTTCCATAGGGCTTCGACTTTTTCTTCCGGAGGCAATGGCTGGACAAAACGCGTACCAAGAACAGCTACTTCCATGCTGTTATCAGCGTTTGGCGTTGGGGGCTCCATGAGCCCTTCAGCCAGCAACTCACCCAGATTCCGGGGCATGTTGCGCATATCAGCCGTAAACAAATCCTCCAATTCCTGTTTTCTGTCATGCGCTTTTCCTCCGCTTCTGTTGTGTTTCGTTTTTGCCTGTGAATTTAAGCGATTATCTTGTTCTTTTTGGCATGGCGAATCGGTCCGGCTCACATTCACATCGCAACCTGAGGACACGGCAGCGGAATCCAGCCCGGAGGTTCCTGTGGTTTGCGTGAGGGATTCGTTGGATTGCGCCTGATTTTCATCCTCATTTGGCGATGATTTTACGTTCTCCCTCTTCGAACCTCTTCCTTCTTGCCGGGGTTCCCATTGCCGGATACAGGCCGCCAGCTGCCGAGCGTACATGATGGCAGTTCCTGTGTCCGGGCAATGGATACGGACCTTGACCAGCACCGCATCCAACGTTTCCGCCAGACCGGGATATTCCCGGCGCAAGGAATCCCGCGCGACCATCCGCCTCGGTGTCACTTCCTGTACGTCCCATGCCCGCACGGTCAGCAGCACATAGTCCAGAACAGCACGGGCCGGGGTATGCGCCCCGGCCCGTGCTTCCGCCCCGTCCACAAAGAATTTTCGTATCAGCCGGTTCAGGTTTTGTCGGCAGCCCGGAAAGATGGCTGATAGCCGTTTTTCCACCCGCCAGTCCTCAAGGCTGTTGAACAGGTTGAAGGTGACGGCATCCATATTCGCCGCCTTCATGGCAAGGAAGTCCGTATGTCGGATGTGGCCCGCTTCGTGATCCACGAAACCTTTGGCCAGAGCCAATGCCGTAGTGTCACAATCCAGCGGCAGGGCCGGGATATGGATGACCTTGCCGTCCGTGTAAGCCCCGCTGCCGCCGATGCGCACCTGCACGCCGTACCGGTCGCCCAGGACGGAGGCCAGCAGCGGCAGGCAGTTGAGTATATCTTTTTGACGGATGCTCATGGTGATCACCACAAGCCCATGCTGGGGATCTCAGGACTGGGCGTAGTGGCCGGAATCTCCGGCAAAACCGGAGCGTCATCCGAACTGTTCTCCTCATCCGCTTGTCCATCCACGATGTTGTCCACACCAGACGGTTCGCCGGACGTGGATGATCCGGCCCCGGACAGCAAAGCGTCCAGCACCGTGGCCGGGCCGTAGCCTTCAATGAGTTTCTGAGCGTGCAGCACCAGAGTGCCGCTGTCCTTGAGCATACAAACCAGACCTTGCAGCATGAGCAGGTCCGGGCCGGTGATAGTGCCCTTGACCGGAATGCGCTTCAGCGCGGCTTCAATAATCTCCGCCACCGGGGCCACATGCGGTTCCACAAAGGACAGCCCGGTCAACTTACCGTGCAGGGTCCGCAACGGAGAAAGCGCCTTGTGGGTCACTTCGGTCTTGCCCTCATAGACCCTGCGCCAGATTTCCTCGGCGGAACGGGCCACTTCACTGAACAGCGTGCCGCCCAGGCCGGTCACTTCTTCAGCCAACCCGGCCTCGGTAACGGCGGTCTGATTCTCATGCGCATCCAGAGGAGCCACCCTGTACAATTGCCAGCGGAAATCCATGCGGGCGCGCACATAGTCCGAGCCCACCACGGAATTGCGGATGATGCCCGCCCACTGCTTGTGTTTGGCGAGCCAAGTTTCCAGGGACTGATCGTAATCGGCCAGAAAATCCGCTTTGGCCTTGAGGAATTCCTCCCGGATGTGGATCAGCTCTTCCACAATGTCCCCGGCCTTGTCTTCGGGGATGGCCCAACCGGACATGAAACGGACGCCGTGCCGGTCCAGGAAGTTGAAAGCTCGCGCCTTGAGCGTGCCAAAGATGCGCAGGCTTTCCGGGTCGGCAATGCGTTTGGACCCCAGCGAGGCGAGATCTTCCGGCGGCAGTTCCGCGCCGCCCAGATCCTCGGCACTCATCTTCCGCCGGGCGGACCAGAGGCTGATGTCCAGATTCAGGGCCAGCAGATTGTCCAGAATGCGGATGTCGGAAGGCAGGGACGTGTTCATTATGCGTTCTCCTTGGGAATGAAGGTTGCATTGGGATTGAGGATGTAACCCCCGCGCAGCTTCTTGAGGGCGCGGTTGAGCAATTCTTGCACGGGGTTATGGTCGGCGCATTGGTCCACCGCAACGCTGATACGTTGCCCGGTAGTCCCGGAACGCCCCCAAGTCAGGCTGAGTCCCTGCGGCGTCGCAGTGGCTCCCCAGAATTTGCCGCCGGAGGGAGTGCCTTTGTCCAGATGGAGGAATGGCTGTGTGGGGAGTTGGGCGAGGTCGGCTCTCAGCAAGGAATGCAGCCCCTGCTGGACATAGGCGATGCCGTCAATTTCTGATGCCGGTGCGGCGTGGCTGGCCGGAAGGTCTTCCTGACGAGGAAAGATCCGTTGTGCCAGCTCGTGCAGCATGGCCCGACTCTCGCGGCTGGCCCGGTAGGCCAGCGCCCGGTCCAGGGCGTAGGTCACGGGCTGGATGCCCTGTTTGGCCAGAGGCTGGAAACGTACGGTCAGATCCGCCCAACGCAGCAGGCTGCGTGTGGAAAAGGTGACTTCAATACTGTTGCTCAGATTGGACTGGGAAGACTCGCCCATGAAGAGCTTGCGCACCTCATTGGCGTAATCCACCATCGTTTTGCACAGATTCTCAGGCAGAGCCGGGAAGCGCTGGCGGAGCAGCTTTTCTTCCACCGCAGGGTCGGGATAGCCGACTTCACAGAGAATGAAGCGGTCGGCAAAGGCCAGATTCTGGCGCTGGGCGCCCTGGTACAGGCCTGTTTCATCACCGCCGCCGTTAGTGTTGGCCGTGGCCGCGAAACGGAACAGCGGATGCGGTGTGATCAGTTCACCGCCGTTCTCCGCAATGCAGAGAGGTGAGCCGTCCAGGACTCCGTTCAGACCGGCGGCTACCTCCGGGGAAGTCAGGTCTATCTCATTGAGGAGCGCCAATCCGCCATAGCGCATGGCAAGGGCCAGCGGGCCGTACTCAAAGGACATATTGCCGTTCTTGACGGTCAGATGGCCCACCAGGTCGGCGAATTCCAGCCTGCCGTGGCCTGTCACCTCGAAAACGGGATAGTTGAGCCGTGCAGCCAGTTGCCTGATGCAGGAGGTCTTGCCGCAGCCTGTGGGACCGAAGACATAGAGCGGTTCCTGCGGATCAAGGAACCAGACGATCACGTCCCGGCTGGCTTCATGGAAGATATAGGCCGGGTCAATGGCCGGAGTGTAGGCCGAAGGCTGAGCGTAACCTTTGACCAGTTTACCGGAAGCCTTGCCGCTGAAGACGTTGCCCGCGTCCAGATCGGCGGGTTGAAGAGTGCTTAGTTCATCAATCAGTGTGGTCATAATGATCTCCCAAATGTAAAGAGCCCGGCTCCTCAAAGGGAACCGGGCTCTTTACGCGGTATGTTCGCAAGTCATTCGGATTTAGTATAGTTTCCGGAGGAATTATCCAGAATCGTTACCTTATCGGCCAAGCTCACAGCCTTCGGCAGATTTTTCAGGCTCCGGGAAAAACGTCGCACGACATCCTGCGGTGGAACATCGTGTCCGCCACGAGCCACACGCGCGGCAACGCGTTCCAGCGCCAGGGCAACGGATGCCAGGCGTATATAAACAAGCTCCACTTCATATCCGCGTCGTTTGGCCTCTTCCATCAGGGTAAAATCAAATTGCGAGGTCAACGTGGATTCACGCGCAAATGAAACGCCCTCCTGAAGAAACAGGCGGGCCATACGGGCGGCGGCTTTACCGGCGGCGATGGGAGAAAGCCCTTCCGCAGCAAGCTTGTCCGGGTCAATGACCAATACATTTCCCTGCATGGAAATGGCGCGGGAAAATGTACTTTTGCCTGCGCCGTTGGGGCCGCAGATGCACAGTAGCTTGGGCATGAATTATCCCGCTTGTCGGGTCTCCGGCAATGTGGCTGTTTCCATATATCCGTTGGGATAACGCAGGATATATTGTCCCTTGTCGTCAAGGTAGTTCAGCGGCACGCCTTTTTTCAGCTCCTGCTCAAGAATGAAGTGCTGATTCTCTATGGCAATTTTGACGATCTCTTCCAAGGTCAGCGGCATGGCGATCTCCTTTATGAAAGCAAGGATACGAAGCGTACGCCGGATGGTCAACAGGCTGAGGGAAGTGCCTGTTTATCCCGCCTCTCCCAGTTCAATACTTCTGTTCAGTTCCAGGCCGAAAGGATTCTCCCAGAAACCGCCACGAACCTCGGTATCGTCGTATTCCTCGCCGATGCGGATGAAGCGGTAATCTTCATCCTCCAATTCATTCATCAGCGCCCCCAGCAAAGCGATGTCCTGATAGTCGGGGTACCATTTTATCCAATCCCAAAGCCAGACTTCCGCGCCGCTTTCAGAGTCGGTATAATGATACGCGGCATAGGCCAGCAGGCTTTCCACTTCCTTGCGTGTTTCCTCGGATACCTCCGGGTCAGCCAGTTTTTTGTTCAGGACATCCACGCCCGCCCTGGTCAGAACCAGACCCACCTCAGAACGATAGCCCATAATTTCCTCCTTTTCAGCTGATAGCATTGATGATCAGACGTGATGCAGCCGCTCCCTCCCGCTCACAACGGGAGAGGAGCGCATCCACGTCGATGTCGTCCAGATGTTCAAAACGGAAAATGTCGGCCAGCTCGTCATGCAGAGCTTCGCGATTCAGGCTGCGTCGCCCGGCTGCGGTTGTGCAGCGGAAGCGGTGCTGTCCGGTGTTGATCCAGTTCTGTGTGCCGGAAAGTTGGCAAGCCAATTTGAGGGCGGCCTCCATTTCCTTGATCGCGGCATCCAGAGTGGAGCGGCTTTGCTTGAGGGCGTCCAGCCGGGTGAGGGCTGGTTGCCATTGAGGTTGGTAGTCGCCCTGCGGGAACTTGGGGCAATCCGCATTGAACCGGCAGCAGGCACACAAGGGATGAAATCCCTGGGCATGGGGCACAGCATCCAACGTGAGCGACCCCGTACGGATGTCTTGTAGCTGTGCCCAGAACGCCCGCGCCTGCGTGAATATATTCGCCAGTGATTCGGCATCATAGCCGTAAGGACCGAACGCCCTGGCCTCTTTCATGGAGAGGCAGAGCAGCCAGCCTTCCAGCGATACGTCACGCACGGAATCCGGGAACGCCAGGCCCAGATGTTCACGGCAGATCTGCGGGAAGGTCAGATTGTCATGCAAAATTCTGCCGTTCTTATCCCGCAGGCTGAAGGTCGGCTTGTTCCAGAGCCGGCGCAGCAGACCCGTCTGCCCGCTGATTTGTAGTTCATGCGCGGCATAGGGATCTGCCGGAAGCTGTTCCATGCTTTTCACTTCCAAAATCCGTACTGCTGGTCGAGGGAGTTCCCAGACCAGAGTGAAGTCCAGATGAGCCCGGATGGGCACGCCCCGATATGTATGCCGGATTTCCAGTTGCGGCAGGACATGCAGGCCCAGAGCCGCAAGGCATTGGCCCACGCCGTCCTCAAACCAGTGTCCCCGTGCTAATGTGAGCAGGCGGCCCAGCGATGTTCCTGGCGGCAAAAGTTTACCAGCCACGGCCGCGCGAGGACATTCGGTATAGCGGGCGATGTCGCTCATACCGATGTAAGCCGTGCGGTCGCC is a genomic window containing:
- a CDS encoding glutamine--tRNA ligase/YqeY domain fusion protein, coding for MQTGNDATAHEAAKPGVDFIRARIQEDNASGRFGGQVHTRFPPEPNGYLHLGHAKSICLNFGVAKEFGGLCNLRFDDTNPTKEETEYVESIREDVRWLGGDWQDREFYASNYFEKLYEYAEQLIKMGKAYVDDLSAEEIREYRGTLTEPGRESPYRNRGVEENLDLFRRMRAGEFPDGVRVLRARIDMASPNLVMRDPTLYRIRHAEHHRTGNAWCIYPMYDFTHCLSDSLEGITHSLCTLEFVNNRELYDWVLDTLGVYHPQQIEFARLNLTYTVLSKRKLIQLVREGHVRGWDDPRMPTLSGLRRRGVPPSALREFCARIGLARADSIVDYSMLEFCIREHLNAGAPRAMAVLDPIKVVIENYPEGQVEEFEMPYHPEDPGYGSRKVPFSRELYIERDDFRQDPPKKFHRLSPGAEVRLRYAYFITCREAVLDEAGNVKELRCVYDPQSRGGQSPDGRKVKGTIHWVSAAHALPAEVRLYEQLFAVENPNAAPEGKTFLDNLNPDSLRMVRALLEPALADAEVGRTMQFERLGYFCKDRDSTPELPVFNRTATLRDTWAKLEKKGE
- a CDS encoding cobaltochelatase CobT-related protein, producing MSIRQKDILNCLPLLASVLGDRYGVQVRIGGSGAYTDGKVIHIPALPLDCDTTALALAKGFVDHEAGHIRHTDFLAMKAANMDAVTFNLFNSLEDWRVEKRLSAIFPGCRQNLNRLIRKFFVDGAEARAGAHTPARAVLDYVLLTVRAWDVQEVTPRRMVARDSLRREYPGLAETLDAVLVKVRIHCPDTGTAIMYARQLAACIRQWEPRQEGRGSKRENVKSSPNEDENQAQSNESLTQTTGTSGLDSAAVSSGCDVNVSRTDSPCQKEQDNRLNSQAKTKHNRSGGKAHDRKQELEDLFTADMRNMPRNLGELLAEGLMEPPTPNADNSMEVAVLGTRFVQPLPPEEKVEALWNCNALRQRLHGLLQAQSLQYCAIGRRGRLHPASLHRLSVGNPRIFRRESVQLGLNTAVHILLDCSGSMSGPPIRLACQSCYAVAKALEGIKGVNPAVTVFPAISRVSAVFPLVRHGENVSENFGITASGGTPLAPALWWVLQTLHAQAEDRKITLILTDGVPDVVPPCNYALRQAERLGVEIYGIGIKSNAVSQLLPQHSRVITTLQELAPAMFEMLQTALFRGGSHDRTR
- a CDS encoding DUF3150 domain-containing protein; the encoded protein is MNTSLPSDIRILDNLLALNLDISLWSARRKMSAEDLGGAELPPEDLASLGSKRIADPESLRIFGTLKARAFNFLDRHGVRFMSGWAIPEDKAGDIVEELIHIREEFLKAKADFLADYDQSLETWLAKHKQWAGIIRNSVVGSDYVRARMDFRWQLYRVAPLDAHENQTAVTEAGLAEEVTGLGGTLFSEVARSAEEIWRRVYEGKTEVTHKALSPLRTLHGKLTGLSFVEPHVAPVAEIIEAALKRIPVKGTITGPDLLMLQGLVCMLKDSGTLVLHAQKLIEGYGPATVLDALLSGAGSSTSGEPSGVDNIVDGQADEENSSDDAPVLPEIPATTPSPEIPSMGLW
- a CDS encoding zeta toxin family protein — translated: MPKLLCICGPNGAGKSTFSRAISMQGNVLVIDPDKLAAEGLSPIAAGKAAARMARLFLQEGVSFARESTLTSQFDFTLMEEAKRRGYEVELVYIRLASVALALERVAARVARGGHDVPPQDVVRRFSRSLKNLPKAVSLADKVTILDNSSGNYTKSE